ACGACTATGTGTCCAATCAGGTGCTGGCGGGCATCGGTGGTGGAGGCAATCTGGGTGAGCCGCGTCTGGTGAACTTTAGCAACATACCGGGCGACCAGTACTTCCTGGTGCCCGTGCCTGAACCGTCCAGTCTGAGCATCTTGCTGCTGGGGCTTGGCGCGTGGGCATTCAGGAAGCGAAGAGGATAACAGACTGCCATGTCTGTGCGTAACCTGTCGGGCAACCCCTTTCGGGGTTGCCCGATTGCCATCTGTCCGCCCGAGGGCAGCTTCCCGCCTTCCATTCGGTGACATCTGAAGGAAAAAGAGACGGAGCCGAGAATAAGCAGGTGAGGAGCAGGTCCTTTTTGAAGCAACCCTTCTGTTTTTACCGCCGGGTTTCACTGAGGACTCGCCCCTAATCAACCGATGGAGGTTCATTTTCCATGAAACGCCCGCTTGGTCTCCCTTTGACGGTGGCTGCCGTGCTGCTCAGTATGGTTTTGGGGTTCATGAACGCTGAATGCCGGGCACAGGTCGCTCCATCTCCGCACCCCCCTGGGCGCAGGCAACCAAGAAGAAAGGGCTGGTTCCTGCCAGGCGCCTTGAGATGGCTTTACAGAAATCGCAGGAGCCGGATG
The sequence above is a segment of the Bacillota bacterium genome. Coding sequences within it:
- a CDS encoding PEP-CTERM sorting domain-containing protein (PEP-CTERM proteins occur, often in large numbers, in the proteomes of bacteria that also encode an exosortase, a predicted intramembrane cysteine proteinase. The presence of a PEP-CTERM domain at a protein's C-terminus predicts cleavage within the sorting domain, followed by covalent anchoring to some some component of the (usually Gram-negative) cell surface. Many PEP-CTERM proteins exhibit an unusual sequence composition that includes large numbers of potential glycosylation sites. Expression of one such protein has been shown restore the ability of a bacterium to form floc, a type of biofilm.) gives rise to the protein DYVSNQVLAGIGGGGNLGEPRLVNFSNIPGDQYFLVPVPEPSSLSILLLGLGAWAFRKRRG